cattaaaaaaaagtaaagaaaaacacaatacatcatcttacaggcgctgtccgctccaccaCCCTTCTCCTCGCAGGTCCCTGGCACTTGCTTGAAGTGTTCAGTCAgctcttcctggattggaggttcaaaagccccgcctccaggaagcgctggctctgattggttctcaagcaccgcgGTTCAGACAATCACTGCAGGCTCAATAAGCCAAttgcagccattcaatgtgatggctgtgatttggttcatcgagcactacagtgattggctgagccatggcgcttgagaaccaattagaggcagcgcttcctggaggcggggcttttgaacctccaatccaggaagtgctgactaaagacttcaaacaagtgccggggacctgcggggagaagtgtggcggagcggacagcgcctgttaggtgatgtattgttgaaagcaggggcttcacatacatgtgattcgtTGTGCtgtcacatcgcaagaaaatcgaACGATTtttgacgcctgtgtgaaagcagccctaaTCCGAGAGACAATGCGGCAGGTGCAAATGTGCTGTTCCAGAAATGGGACTTGGACTGGATTTGTCTTGTTCACTTGGTCTTGAAGGAAGATTCAGGAGGATTAAGGTACAGCAATTTTGATCCTCCATCCTTGAGCTACAAgaatgatttcagtgagagccatgcctgcagttacaagcgccggccactacacagaggttggttcAGAGggttctgctccgacctctgttattgcggcacCCACTGCCGCATCcggagcgacagaccccagccgatcaactattgatgacctatcccattgcttttgtaCATGTGTGACAAGCGTATGCGGGATAGCACTATGGCAGCGGTTGTATATTTATAATGGTGCTGAccagagataagcgagcatactcgctaaggcaaattactcgagcgagtattgccattttcgagtacatgcccgcttgcctcaaaagattcaggggccggcgggggagagcggggaggaacggaggggagatctccccccccccccgctcactcctgcaactcaccgctcatccccgccggcccctgaatcttttgagacgagcgggcatgtactcgaaaatggcaatactcgctcgagtaatttgccttagcgagtacgcttgctcatctctagtactgacaggttccatttaataaATGTGGGCCATATGGCCAAAAACCAGAGTAAAACATGCATGGTTATTGCACCTGAGGCTACACCCCAATTGATTACTTGTCCATTATTATTCATGGAACGTGCTCGTTAGGATTTTGTGTGAACAGCTGATTCTATTAATCACATTGTTAACTTTCATACTGTTCTCTGGTTATATTTGCAGTTGGACTGTGGGCTAAGGTTTTCCTGAATATTCGagacttactttttttttacatgcttgaCGATGGACCAGGACAAAAGTTTCATGGCTGAGAGTATATTAAATATCACCCTGGaaatcatctacctgctgactggagaggtgagggAATTGGGGCATTGTCATAAGACATCAGTCTTTTCTTATATAAAGACATAAGCTGAGAGGTGAGGGACATTGGAAATAACGCTACATGGCTTCTTGCATGTCATACAATAGGGATATGAGCGGAGAGGTGAGGGGTGGTCGCTCGCAGCTAGCCTTGGCCAGATCAGTTGTGATAAGTGATTATTCTGTTCATATTCTTTCTATATCtctaggattacacagtagtaagAAAGGCATCTGGCGAGCCTCGCTGTACATCCGGAAGACGGAGCAGGCCCCGGAGCCCTATTAAGATACAACCGCCTCGATCGCTGACTCTAGAAGGAGACCCTGAGCAGAAGATACTAgatctcactaggaagatcattggCTTGATTACTGGAAAGGTAAGCATGGTTCACAATGCAGAAACATTATACCGCAGCACCGACAGGTGTCTGGATGTTGACTTGATCGTTGTACATGTTAGGTTCCTGCTGGACAGTATTTAGAAGAACCCAAAGACCTGTACAGGGATGAAGAGGAGAATCATGAGCCTCTCTCACCTCTAGGTAAGGAGAGACTTCATTTAATGGAAGGGCCATTGTAGTTTTGAAGGTCAACTAGAGACACCCATCATCTGAGCATGGCCCCTAGCGGCGTGAGCATGGCCCCTAGCGGCGTGAGCATGGCCCCTAGCGGCGTGAGCATGGCCCCTAGCGGCGTGAGCATGGCCCCTAGCGGCGTGAGCATGGCCCCTAGCGGTGTGAGCATGGCCCCTAGCGGTGTATTCAGTCTCGTTGTGCATTCCCTACAGATGGATTCGGTGATAGAAGAAAACAACAAAGATCTTCCAGTCTTCTGTCTTCAGATTATACAGAGGAAGAGCAAAGCGATCCACAAGATACGGTACGTAGAACTGAAAACTTCACCAAATGATGTCATGTTGACCTGAATTTCCACTGTATGACTTGCAGAGAAGATGATGGTTTTGCCTCGTATTTTGCTACATGATGTCCCATCCAATACTTTATTCCTTCTGGCTTACTAGGGGGCAGATTCATTGCAGATCAAAGTTGAAGTCGTAGAGATGGAAGACGACAATTTGTACTCCCACAGCGATGTGCAGTGCAAAGATGAGGAAAAACATGTAGCGATTACTAAATGTGAGTAAGAAGTCTTATAGATTGCTTTTATTTCCCAAATAACTTCAGTACTTCACCAGATCAGAGTGCGCAGTCTGTAAAACCAGGACCATCGTCACATTCATTTACATTGGGCTCCATGTTTGACCATGAAAGGTGACATCTAATTTATTATGTATATGTTTTTGCATAAAGTAGTCTGCTACAGACTTTGCAGAGTATTGATCGGTATAGATGTATCGCGTCAGAGTACATTTtcataaatttatttattttttcggtttaaacgccttaaaggggttatactgGTCATAAATATCAATGGACTAGATTTCCTGTAGACTATCAATATTTACTTAGTAAGAAGaaaataattaaagaaaaaaagttctTCAGCGCTCAGAATGCCATTCCACTCATGCAATAGTCTGTAGATGACGCTAGATTTGTGAGAGGTGGGAGCCCAAaaggtcctaattagagatgagcgagcgtactcggaaaagcactactcgctcaagtaatttgctttatccgagtatcactgtgctcgggtctgaagattcgggtgccggcacggagcggggaggaacggaggggagatctctctgtccctctctcccgcccgctctcccctgctccccgctgcgactcacctgtcagccgcagcggcacccgaatcttcagacccgagcacagcgatactcggataaagcacattactcgagcgagtagtgcttttccaagtacgctcgctcatctctagtcctaatcttATAGGTGGTCCCGGTGAATTGGTGCTCTGGACAGATAGTGACAAGAAGTGTGGAATAAACCCAATTTAATAACCTTTAAAATACAAACCAGAAATAGGTGGGTACAGTGCAAAGCATTTCGGAGTAGgactcctttatcaagcacaaatctGATCTAGTTgtattgtttatatatatatatatatatatatatatatatatatatatatatatatatatatatatatatatatatatatatatatatatatatatatacacaatcatCACAAAATAATATAGACGTGGATGGAAATAACAGGATAAACTTGAATTCAAAATACATTAGAATAGAGGCAGTAAAACTTAATCGTGCCGAGTTGTCCCCGTGAAAGGGGAGAGCATTACCTTACTGATGACCTCCCTGTGTGTGGAGGATTGTGTTACTGCTAATGAGCGGGAGGGTGCTGATCTGATATGGGCTCTAGAAGTCCCGTGGTAACCCCGGTAGACCAGAAGTCACATTTGCGTTCCAATAACAATGGTCGTGTGTTCCGAAGGCAGGAAGTGTCATAGGATTGACCTTAAACCTTATGTGGAAGTATTATATGCGTTCCACTCTTGACACCACTCAATCTCCAATTCCATACCAACCATCGGCAGAGGCACTGTGTTGACCACAAATATTTAGTGTGGGTTAAATTCCCAGAACTCCTGCCATCTTGTAAACAGAAAGGTTTGTGGGAGCATCACAACCCCTTCATTGTTTACACAGATACAGTAGATATGGTTGTGCCTGGTACGTCAACTCGGTTCCACTCAACTGAATAGGACCGAGCTGCGGTACCATGGAGGATATATTTTCTTAAATTCCACTGAAGATGATGAATGCGATCGTCCTTTTTAAGAACCACTCTGTTTTCTATCCCCAGCCAATGCCCGCATCAGGAATTCTTCTTCTTCAGATTGGGAATCAAAAGATAATAATTCAGATAACTTCCCAGAAGAAAACTGTAGTTTCCAAAACCGACATCCAGGACTTCAGGATGTCCATATAAGTAATGAGCTTTCAAATGATGAAGAAAGCACTCCTGATAAATCTACTTTTTCTCCATACGGTGTAGTTCACACTGGAGAGATTTACACGTGTTCGGAGTGCGGTAAATGCTTCAGACAACTTGACGAGCTGTTGGTACACGAAAGAGCTCACGTGGAGGGGAAGACCTACCCATGCTATATCTGCGGGAAGTCTTTCAAAAAGAAATCCAACCTTATTCAGCACGAGAGAATTCACACCGGGGAGAAGCCCTTCCTCTGCTCTGATTGCGGTAAAAATTTTACGCGGAAAGCTGATCTTATTAAGCATCAAAGAATCCACACCGGAGAGAAGCCGTTTCCTTGTATTGAATGTGGCAAGTGTTTTACCCAGATATCTGCTCTCATAAGACATCGGAGATTTCACTCAGGTGAGAAACCCTTTTCATGTCCTgattgtgggaaatgctttacagatAAACCGGCTCTTATTAGACACCAGAAAACTCATAGGGTCTGAGTGGGAATTGCCGCTTGAACGATTGGACTTCTCTGACTTGACAGTCTTACATggacttgaaaaaaaaagttttttaaaccgGCGAAGTATTTTAATACCACTCGAAATAATAGTAATATTGTGCATCAAGCCCAACTTGTAGAGTGCTTGGGCGTACAGCAGGACACTAGAACGCTGATGTATGCTGTAATCCCAACTGATCTTGGGAAATAGACAGGGTAGTAAAGAAATATCTGACCCCCTGCCAATACTTGGTTGGGGTGTACTCAGAGGTCTCCATGACTGGAGTTGTCCAAGATATTGCTTGAACTACtgtaccattgaaatcaatggaatcttGGTTATAATCTTTGTTATGGTGATATTTTCTGTTGTGAGTATTCGGTTCAATGATGTGTCCCAACGTTTccatgctcttaaaggggttgtcccgcgccgaaacgggtttttgtttttttttaacccccccccccccgttcggcgtgagaca
The nucleotide sequence above comes from Eleutherodactylus coqui strain aEleCoq1 chromosome 2, aEleCoq1.hap1, whole genome shotgun sequence. Encoded proteins:
- the LOC136612483 gene encoding gastrula zinc finger protein XlCGF26.1-like isoform X2, producing MDQDKSFMAESILNITLEIIYLLTGEDYTVVRKASGEPRCTSGRRSRPRSPIKIQPPRSLTLEGDPEQKILDLTRKIIGLITGKVPAGQYLEEPKDLYRDEEENHEPLSPLDGFGDRRKQQRSSSLLSSDYTEEEQSDPQDTGADSLQIKVEVVEMEDDNLYSHSDVQCKDEEKHVAITKSNARIRNSSSSDWESKDNNSDNFPEENCSFQNRHPGLQDVHISNELSNDEESTPDKSTFSPYGVVHTGEIYTCSECGKCFRQLDELLVHERAHVEGKTYPCYICGKSFKKKSNLIQHERIHTGEKPFLCSDCGKNFTRKADLIKHQRIHTGEKPFPCIECGKCFTQISALIRHRRFHSDGHIIVRNTSEDQPILSPDCKIEDKPVSETLPGENSSFANVPPVLQYADINSDLSYPKDGSPDQSDFAVCSAAPKSDKIFPCLECDKLFTQYAKLLIHQRSHTGEKPFSCCYCGKRFTEKSNLIQHERIHSGEKRFMCSECGKGFTRKADLIKHLRTHTGEKPFHCLECGKCFTQNSALLRHKRFHTGEKPFECLECGKRFTHRPALNKHQKIHNREMSEP
- the LOC136612483 gene encoding gastrula zinc finger protein XlCGF26.1-like isoform X1 is translated as MDQDKSFMAESILNITLEIIYLLTGEDYTVVRKASGEPRCTSGRRSRPRSPIKIQPPRSLTLEGDPEQKILDLTRKIIGLITGKVPAGQYLEEPKDLYRDEEENHEPLSPLDGFGDRRKQQRSSSLLSSDYTEEEQSDPQDTGADSLQIKVEVVEMEDDNLYSHSDVQCKDEEKHVAITKSNARIRNSSSSDWESKDNNSDNFPEENCSFQNRHPGLQDVHISNELSNDEESTPDKSTFSPYGVVHTGEIYTCSECGKCFRQLDELLVHERAHVEGKTYPCYICGKSFKKKSNLIQHERIHTGEKPFLCSDCGKNFTRKADLIKHQRIHTGEKPFPCIECGKCFTQISALIRHRRFHSADGHIIVRNTSEDQPILSPDCKIEDKPVSETLPGENSSFANVPPVLQYADINSDLSYPKDGSPDQSDFAVCSAAPKSDKIFPCLECDKLFTQYAKLLIHQRSHTGEKPFSCCYCGKRFTEKSNLIQHERIHSGEKRFMCSECGKGFTRKADLIKHLRTHTGEKPFHCLECGKCFTQNSALLRHKRFHTGEKPFECLECGKRFTHRPALNKHQKIHNREMSEP